TCATTTATTTCAGGCTCATCGTGAAGATGAAGAATCTGAAGAGAAAACTGGTGCTAAATCAGGTAAGGtgtaaacaataaaatgtagATGTGTTAATGAATCGACATGCTGATAATTTCTCTGAAAATATCTACAACATAACAAAGAATACAAGTGATGTGTTAATGATTGTGCTTGTGTTGGTGAACTTCTCATCAACCCTTATGTTATTTAAAATAcctataacaacaacaaaaaagagccaaaaaaaggaagaaaagtATATTAATTTAGTCTAAATGGAAAACTAATTTTAGTCTAAATGGAAAGCTACTTTAGTCTAAATAGAAAGCTAATTTAGTCTTAATGGGAAGCTAATAACATTTGTTGTAACAATCCTAGTATATACTTGAGGTTCTGTGATCAAGGGTGTAATCACATAATATGTCAAAGTATAAATAAAAAGCTAGTGAAAGGTGttcattatatttttgtacatCCTGTGATAAATTTGAAATTACTTGTTTTTCAGATGAACTTATTGCCATGGAGAAGATCTTAGCAACCAAGGATGACCAGATAGCAGAGATGACTGTTGACAATGAAGGTCTGGAGGCCCACATAAAGGAATTGACACTTCAGCATCAGCAGCATATAGAAGAGATGAAGCTGAGAGCTGAGCAGCAGCTCAACACCAGTGTGGATCAAGTGTCACACCTTCAAGAAGATCTACAACAGCTGCAACTGGACAAAAATACCCTGGAGACAAGTCTGGCAGAGTCTGAGAAGACTGCGGGTAGTATGTCTGCCATTCAGGAGCAACTAGATGCCAGTCTTTGTGAGGTGTCACTTCTCAAGACTGAACTCCAGGAAAAGACAGGTCTACTGGCAGAGGCTAAGACGGAAAAGGCTGAACTGGAAACTGGCCTTGAGGAGCTGGATGCCCAGAACCAGGAGGCTATGGATCAACTCATTCGTATACGTGATGACCTTGTCAAACAATTGGAGCAGGCTCGTACCCAAGGTAACAGTGCTGTCCATGAGATGAAAAATCTCAAACAGCAGCTAGGGGAAATAAAACACAAGTTAGAAGAAAGTGAGAGAAAGAATCAAGGACTTCAGCAACAGCTGGACAATGCTGAAGGTCAATCAGAGGTCAAAGGGGAGAGTTCATCAGAAGAGGTTCAGAATTTAATCAAAACTAAGGATGATCTGATTGAACTGGTGAAAGAAGTGCGAGGTCAGGTACAGGAAAAAGAGGAAATTGTTCAGAGGTTAGAGGACCAGTTGGAAGAGGCCGAGTGGCAGACACAGGAGAAAGAGGAGCAGATATCCAACCTCCAACAACAGCTAGTGTCCCTTAGGGAGTGGGAAGGCTTGGATGACCAGTCTGATGTGTCTGATTTAGATCTCAATGATCTAAAAGATAAAAACTTGACTCTTGAAAATGATGTGAAGAGGTTAAAACAGTCTTTAGTAGATCTTCAGCAAATCTGTGATAAAAAAGACGATGAAATAAAAGATGTGAGACAGAAGTTACAGAGCGGTGCTTTAGCAGTAAATAACCTCCATATGGACATAAAAGACCTGGAGGATAGTCTAAAGAAAAGTGAGAAAACTGTTTCAGAGAAAGTGGAAACAATTAAGACACTTAAAAAATCCAAAGTCGAGCTACAAACTAAGCAAAGTGATCTAGAGGTGAAACTTCATTCCTTACAACAATCGTACGAATCACTCCAGAAAGAGGCTGGAGGAAATTCCGAAACGGATATCCTGAGAGATCGCCTGAGAGCTACAGATGAGGAAATATCTTCccttaaaataaacataaaaacatataaagAAAAACTAGAGGAAAATACAACTGAAAAAGAAAGTCTTCAGCTTCGTATTCAAGAGTTAAAAGCTAACTTAGAGGATTCAACTAAGCttaatgtaaattatacacaACAGTTATCTGAAGATAGAGATCAATTTAAGGtagaaatttcaaaatcatcTGAGAAAATTAAAGATTTAGAACAGAAAATACATGCTCTCCATGAGGAGAGGGAATCTGATGGAAATCACTTTAGTATAACTCTAAACTCACTTGAGGGCAAGATCAAAGACTTGGAGGAGTATATAGAGGAACTGAAGAAGGAGCGTGAGCTGGACTCGACCTCTCTAGAGGCAGAACATCAGCGACTTATGGAGGCCTGTCACATCAAAGGTGTGGAAACGACCGAACTACAAGGTAAGGTGGAGCACCTTGAAAGTGAGGTAGACCACCTTAGGGAACGGATGGCGTCAGCATTGGAAAAGCAAAAACAGCAGTCGGATCTCCTGGAGGAGAAAGAAAACAACATCCTGATACTCAAACAGGAGGTAGATCAAGCATTGGAAAGGCAAAAACAGCAATCGGACCTCCTCAAGGAGAAACAAGCTGATGCCATAACGCTCAGTCAGGAGAAATCCCAACTAGAGGAGGAGCAAGAAGCTTCTATAGCCAAGATCAGAGAACAGGAGCTGATGTTGGAAAATCTACATAGTCTAGAGGGGAATTTACACTCTCTCCAAGAGGAGAACATTGGCCTCAGGGCAGAGTTAGAGGACTTGTCAAGAGATAAAAATGTTGACTCGGGTATGTTAGATGTGGTTACTGATCTTGAATCTGAACTCAACACAGCCAAACAAAGGGTTGCAGAACTAGAGTTAGAGATAGCTGAATATCAGAATCAAGTTAAAGTCACTAGTTTTGTGGAAAACGAATCAGCATTTACACGCGAGCAAGTAACACAGATGGAGGAAGATCTTATTATGTTTAAGCAGACTCTTACTTCTCGTGATGATAAGATCAGGGAACTTCAGGATTTCGTAATGGAAAAGGACTTGGAAATCAGCCAACTTAATAAGCAGGTAATGGAGACATCATATCTTAAAAACGATAATAAGACTTACGGAAATCGGGAATATCCAGATAAGAGTGAGACAGAGGTTAATGAGGATGTCATGGTGAAATCTTCGGCCGAGACAGTGACAATGCAGAATGGTAGTGTGAAAGATGAGGATTGGTTGGAACAGGAAAGCAACGTCGTAGAGGAAATGGAACAACTACAGCAGGTTATACACGAGAAGGACAAAGTGATTCGTGAGTTGCAGCTCAACAACACCTCATTACTGAAAATGATGGATAACAAGGCGGCAAAGGGGGAGCACAATGCCATGGATGTACACAAACTGGAAAATGAGGTCAGAGCACTAAAGATGGAGAGAGAGCAGATTCTGGCAGTCATGAACGAGAAGTCACGGGAGTGTAGTAACCAAAAGAGTGAAGTTCATCGACTGATGAATATCATATCAGCAGAGAAAGTTGCTCTAGACAAGCTAACAACAGACAACCAGGAGTTGAAGCAGAAGAAGGACAGTCCTCTTGACGATATGCACAAGGAGGCACTACAGAACTTGTCCAGACTCGTCAGGGATAAGGATTTGGAAATAGAGGCTCTAACACAAAAGAATCAGACTCTGCTTCAGGTCCTGCAGGAGTCCTCTGGAGGAGGCATGGAAATCAGCAACCTGATGCAGGACAAAGATAATCTAATGAAGCAATTGGCTGCTCTTCAGGCAGAGAGGGAGCAAATGGTCACTTACCTCAACCAAAAACACCAGGAGAGTCTCGCCTATCACAACGAGATCCAGCGTCTTACCAGCTTCATGAACTCTGAATCGGAAAAATATACACAGATTCAACAGGACTTTGACAAACTGAAACCACAGTTTGAAGACAAGAAACAGGCCTTACTGAAAATTCAGAATGAGTTGATAAACTACAAGCAGAAATATACAGAACTTGAGGTGAAACATGGAGAGCTTCTGCAGCGGTCTAATGCTTCCGAGACAGTAGATCTGTCATCGTACAACAGTCGGGTAGAGGAGGTGAAGTCTCTACACGAAAAACATCAGGAAATGATAGAGGTGATAAAAGATCGGGACAGTAAACTCCAGACACTACATCAACAGTGTGTGGAGTGGAAGGAGAGCATCGCGTGCAAGGACACAGAGATCAGTGGGCTCCGCAAACAACTGGACAGTCTGACATTCCAGACCCAGGGTCTACAGACAGAGCTTGAGGATATCAACTCACAAAAATTATCTTTCCAGCAAAATGCCAGTGAGCAGGCTGCCCAGATTCAGCTGCTGAAGGATGCCAATAGTCAGTTAACATTATCACTACAGCAACGGGAATTTCAGTTAAAGAGTCTGGAAGAAAAGAGCCAGACGTTGACGGCTATTGTACAGGATCAACAGAAAGGCACTGACCAACAGGAACAGGTGGACCGCCTCATACAGGAAAATGAGGCCATACTGACCCAGGCCAGGCAGCTGCAGGCTGAACGCGACCAGGCCATGATGGTAGTGTCGCAGCACCAACAAGCCATACTTCAGCTGCAAAGGGAGGTAAGCCAGCATTGTGCATCAGGATTGGAAATATTTAAGTATTAAGGTTTCAGAGTGCATGAAAATGGCTTaaacattgttacagtatatataaattactgtatgttgttaaatatataattgatacaGTCACAATACTAACATTGCATGTAATAAAATAACCAAATCACTAATTGGTATACAGCATGCGAAAAAACACAGCATAtctaacatatatattaagtgAGTTTTTAATTGCATTGTCTTTCAGCAACATTTACTCTACATAATATGATTAGATATATATTCgtttgaattattgtttgctAGATGTCATCACAGAAGGAAAGAGAAGCAAAGGCATTAAGGGAGCTGGAGAGACTGAAGGCCCACTTGATACAGGTAATTAGGGGTTACAATTCAGATATCTCACCACTACTCAGATTACCACAAGTAATTAGGGGTTACAATTCAGATATCTCACCACTACTCGGATTACCACAGGTAATTAGGGGTTACAATTCAGATATCTCACCACTACTCGGATTACCACAGGTAATTATGGGTTACAATTCAGACATCTCACCACGACTCGGATTACCACAGGTAATTAGGGGTTACAATTCAGATATCTCGCCACTACTCAGATTACCACAGGTAATTAGGGGTTACAATTCAGATGTCTCACCACTACTCAGATTACCACAGGTAATTAGGGGTTACAATTCAGATGTCTCACCACTACTCAGATTACCACAGGTAATTAGGGGTTACAATTCAGATATCTCACCACTACTCGGATTACCACAGGTAATTAGGGGTTACAATTCAGATATCTCACCACTACTCGGATTACCACAGGTAATTAGGGGTTACAATTCAGATGTCTCACCACTACTCAGATTACCACAGGTAATTAGGGGTTACAATTCAGATATCTCGCCACTACTCGGATTACCACAGGTAATTAGGGGTTACAATTCAGATATCTCACCACTACTAGGATTACCACAGGGTTCGACGACGGAACACTTACTATAGTCGGTGAGATGAAGcctagcaataggcggagtcatgtaggcagtaaacctGCAACTAACTGGCCACAGGAACTTTACTGCCTGCATGTGATTTTCTAAATCAGAACTACATCAAAGTAATTTCTTATTTtctctatatacaatatatatatataatccataTTGTAGAACCTGTCCTAAAGGCCAACTGTATGTAACAAACCTGTCTATCAAGACCAGTATTTCTGGTCCCAATGTAGCACAATTCATTGTGTATGAACccctacctgtctataaaggccacttTTGTCTGCGACCTTActggcctttatagacaagtttgATTGTGTATCTTTACTATTATAGTAAATAATACCTGTTAATTTTTTTAGGTGGAAGAAAGTTACACGAAGGAGGCTCTAGATGCAGAAGAAAGGGAGAAAGATCTTAGGAACCGACTGGCAGGGGCAGAGGAATCACTGCTTTCATCATCTTCTGCAGTTGAGAATGCAAGGTAGGCTTAAATGTTGAAAGgaatacagtatagaaacaaCAATAAAGAATAGCAATGCTCTGAATTAGACTTATATGATTACCAAAGCTAAATAATAGACTTTATGCAAGTTCTTAAGTGAAGAATACTGAAATAATTACTTGAGATTTAAAGAGTTTCACTTGGGTAAATTATTTACTGCATCACATATCTCTTGACAGCCAACAAGCCAGTCTACAGGTGGATAGTCTTCACCAGCAGCTGATGTCAGCAGCCACACAACGGGACCAGGCCTACTTACAGATCTCATCCCTCCAGGATCAGGTACAACAGTACAGCATGTCCCTCGCAAATCTACAGATGGTCCTCGAGCAGTTTCAGCaaggtcagtattttattttatgaacAAAGACAATAAACAAGTGATATGATTTAGACCattgtttattactgatatttacattttggctAAGGGGCTGTAACAGCTGTGGTATTCACACTGCCTTAGGTTGATGTCGGCCATTAGGGAATTAAGTAAATATCAGTAAAGTTTTGTTGCTGGCTGAGTCTAATAATGGAGCAATATTACGAATAGAACATAAAATTTAAAGCAACTACTTTCCTTTAGGAAATTGAAGAAATAGATATAGTGTTATACCACTGTCATCTGAATCCAAGTTTGTTTCTAAAGAAATTCAcaaaatttattatttctttgtatGAGATTATATGCAGTACAATAAGTTGAATTGGGAACTTTAGAACATTTGCTTCATTACAAatgattaataatttgaaaatgttgTAGTGTGAACACTACTTTATCTGATGTATTGAGTGTTCTGACAATTTTATGGTTAAGTTGATTTCACCTTATGTGTACCATCTTCAACACCAATAAATTTTACAGAAAAGGAAGTTTTAGTGGCCACAGAGGTGGAGCGTTACCAAAGAGAAAATTCTTCACTGCAGAATTCAATGGAACAGTTACAGAAAGAACTAGTCCAGACAAAGGTATTTATATAACAGAATATTGgaacttcaaactttaaaatatagatttgaaaaacattgaaatttcaATAAGATCATATCAATTAACCTGCAACATCCTATTCTAAAACGTCACTGAATCCCATGCTTTGCAGGAGAGTCTTTCAGAGGCAGAGGACGGACTAGAAGCAGCTGCTCGTCTGATGGAACAGTTGGACAGAAAAGAGGAAGCTCTGGCGGCCTTAAAGGAAGAAGGTAATGTGTCTTCTACTAACTTCTCTTCTCTATCACCTCACGTATATATAGCACATAGCACTGTTACGGGCAATGTCATTGGGTGTAGGCAATGTCTCCAGCAATCTCATTGGCTGTAATCAAGAAAGTTAGCCTTGCTGCaagtattataaaatatttaatcatttttagAAAGCAGAAGttatacagtataacctgtctaaaccatATGTCACCAGGGCCCATTTGAACTGAAATATGATGCATTCAATTTGCATCACTAAACTGATAACACACTTTGataaattacatttacataaCATAGTTCAAGTGTAAGTTTGATGTAGAGGGAAAATTGTTAGAGCGAGGCCATTTAAAGATTAACTGATGTGTCGAAGAGAATTTTGGGACTAGAATTAAATAAGTTGTGTTAGAAAGATGtatttactgaaaattgaaTAACAAGCCTGGTTTTCAGACATGATCAGGGCATTGGCAGGgcattagacaggttttactgctGTGATATAAGATGGGTAATGTAGGGACAAAATACcggtcagtatagacaggtatctGGATAAGACAGGGGTCAGTATAGCCAGGTTACCCTATATTGCTAATGCTCCAAATGCAAGAACGTTTGGTCAGATGTTGGGAATTTTTACTGTCATATTCCTAAGCTTTAATTTCTATCTGTAGAGCATGCTTTGTAAGCATGCTGGACTGGAAAATGggcaaaaatattttaacaatgtatatgttatgcTAGGCATGCATTTGTTTCTGCATTTTATAACtgaattatatctatatatatacatatatcattaatcAGATATCTACaaaagttttactgtacaccaaCAAGTAATGTTTGTGATTCATCGTCGGTATCTTAGATGCACAGAACGACAATACCATGTATGTAGTAAATAGGACGAATATTGTATAAAAGAACCTTATGTGCTTTTCTAAAGCAGAATATTGGCCTTACTTTCCCGCAATAAAACCTCTCTCCATCCCAGACCTGCTGACTGCCCTGTCCAAACCAAGTGTTGTTTTCTATTGAAACAAAGAGTGTGCTTTACTCTTCTCCTGGCTTACGTTTGATTTTCCAATTTGAATTTGCTACTTTCTGCCTTCTGCTTCTATCAAAGAAAAACCTTTTGATAAAACAGCATAcgcttttgtttttaaattccCAAATCTTGCTTTGTCTAGTAGGAAATCTGTTTGGCTTGTTGATAATTGTCGAGGAGATTGACACGACCAGTTGGTTGTCTAATATCAGCTGGTAATCCTGAGATGAGGCAGCACCGCTCAGGATGCTGGCAGATATTACCCAAACAGTTGGGGAACGGTCCAGGGCAGAACGGCAGTGGTCTCTATCCCTCCCTGTAGTTGCTTAGTGTGCCCAGTGGGGCACAAGCATTTGCTTGTAGAGCCTGCTTAAATCAATTctcaatgtaatatttgtaaaGGTAGAAAAATAgccaaaaaatatcaaatctcAGTTTAATATTTGTAAAGGCAGAAAAATAGccaaaaaatatcaattctCAATTTCATATTGGTAAAGGTAGAAAAATAGCCAAAAAATATCAACTctcaatgtaatatttgtaaaggtagaaaaatatataaaaatttcaattctcaatgttatatttgtaaaGGTAGAAAAATAGCCAAAAAATAACCTAAAAGTATATATAGTCCATATCTTCAAAAATGCTAAAATAGCACAGGTTAGgtcaaattttaatgaaatcacTTTCTTTGTAGTTTTCACTATACTATGTCAGTGAAACTGTGTTAATACAAAATTTGATTAGATATttcatatcaaaacaaaaactgtaCATTGAGTCTTTAATACTGTTTCCTGCTTGCAAGATATTAGAATATAACTTTGGTGTGTTTCTCTTTCCTGCTGCACTGACTTTGCTATCCTGCACATTgctttacatgtattaacaagAGCAGACTAATAAACAGCCAACCATATATAATAAACAGAGaaccatatacactgtataaaacaaaattttgtattttcagtAAAATACTTCAATAACTTGTACATATCTTGTTTAGATAATTTTCGTTCATATGTATTGGAAATTTTTAAAAGACATCTTGAATACTTGCCGTATACCAGGATCTTCAGTGTAGAATGGGTAGGCTTAGCACAGCGATAGTATTGCGAGCTTCCCTGGGAGAGTTTCCCTGCGTGATCTGGCGACTCTATGACTGAACTAGTGCATGGTTTCTGCATTGATTTCTTGTCCTGCCTTGCAGCTGCCAataatgttggtgtttgtctaaTCTCAGCTGGTAATTCTGAGTGAAACTTCAGGCCTCAAGTTACCAGCCGAGACTACACAAATACTTCCGGGTTCACCCAGCGTCTGGTAACGAGCACTAATACCGAATAACACTGGACACGTAACACTGTAACTCAGCATGCTGCATCTTCACCTGCAGTATCCATGGTAACCAGCATGTCATGAATGGGGAACAGGTGCTTCtggtttttcattttataattttggtgtaatttttttttttttttgttattcacTGTTTCTTTCCTAAGTAAATCATACGTATTTAAtaataacatttacatttatgaCCAAGTCTATCAGGAATTTTATTTCAGGATTATATGTGTCTGGAATGTTTATATGTGTTACTACATGATAGCGTTGGGTGATATTTCGACTTGTTTGTCCCTGCCTGATTGCATTGTGTGAATGGCTGATTAGACCTGTTGAGAGGTCCAATTTTCTACTAGACGTGTCCTGCTGTAGAATATAACCCCCATTAAGAGGTAACAAGAGAATGTTTTTGCATTTCGCCATATGGCTGCCGTGCCGACCATGTGAGCATGAGCATGAAGGAGTACCATCTGTGAGTATTACATCAGGTACTGAAGATTGCACGCATCAGTACCTTTTGTGGTATTCTTAGTTTGTAGCTCCAGCACTTCAGAACGCCATCAAACCAACCAGACGGACATGAACTTCAAATAGCATTTACAATGTACAGCTCTCTCTATTTATGTCCAAGTTTCTGTGTAAGCTGTTTACAATGTTAAAAAACTTTTCTTAGTTTTCACAGAAGACGGTAAAATTGCTGTTGTGATGATCAATATTAATGTAGATATTTCTGTATCGATTTCTGGATGATTGGattctttaaattttaaaaaaagtttcttGTTCGTACATTATATTCATAATTTTTCtcaaaaacaataaatacagTCAAGCTTTGTTATCACA
This DNA window, taken from Pecten maximus chromosome 3, xPecMax1.1, whole genome shotgun sequence, encodes the following:
- the LOC117323296 gene encoding thyroid receptor-interacting protein 11-like isoform X4; the protein is MSWIGGSLSNLTGQLSNLTKDILTEGTEEISDHATELRIAQEKITECQAVITAQKNESGRLKQIIHELEEKAESSELQINSISAQYRGVLEEKEKEINALKQSQQEAFQHQQLSTPSDYGGHTEQANSSTGYHGSFVSDDLDFGDNIGMQHEINRLTQEAQRLRSECQHWKTVAQTNNSEKQGQQNLNGSTSDVLELKKQLKELEDQLRHGKEQQQQEVACVQDVYKQKLTDLRKKFKAEVADKEDTILDLQKQLQSYESSVTEKSISPENLSQEAESLKTRVESLEKERVTHLSQIEKLTEQVKQLGDDLETSQTSREKDVVQLQQTIRDRETEVAALRTEYEKVCSSLHSTKYHLLDQLDANHAQALELLGDLQEVRRVIGSEARTHRQRAAREKQELVNQIIQSGNKQRNLKDCVAVLQEEQDAVTTETNEMLTDLGSTENQNLTAGIIDTIEQENLLLKKKTIEQQEQITLLEKALQTVSSERQRSDSGVQSSSDQDQLSITSEMSELSQRNKLLDEQVALLQKQIDRYELDIEQFEVVKSDWQSEKEALEDVLMDLREELRDKENSLNILQAQKGLAEAERRGRRALEATEADDEAHREDEESEEKTGAKSDELIAMEKILATKDDQIAEMTVDNEGLEAHIKELTLQHQQHIEEMKLRAEQQLNTSVDQVSHLQEDLQQLQLDKNTLETSLAESEKTAGSMSAIQEQLDASLCEVSLLKTELQEKTGLLAEAKTEKAELETGLEELDAQNQEAMDQLIRIRDDLVKQLEQARTQGNSAVHEMKNLKQQLGEIKHKLEESERKNQGLQQQLDNAEGQSEVKGESSSEEVQNLIKTKDDLIELVKEVRGQVQEKEEIVQRLEDQLEEAEWQTQEKEEQISNLQQQLVSLREWEGLDDQSDVSDLDLNDLKDKNLTLENDVKRLKQSLVDLQQICDKKDDEIKDVRQKLQSGALAVNNLHMDIKDLEDSLKKSEKTVSEKVETIKTLKKSKVELQTKQSDLEVKLHSLQQSYESLQKEAGGNSETDILRDRLRATDEEISSLKINIKTYKEKLEENTTEKESLQLRIQELKANLEDSTKLNVNYTQQLSEDRDQFKVEISKSSEKIKDLEQKIHALHEERESDGNHFSITLNSLEGKIKDLEEYIEELKKERELDSTSLEAEHQRLMEACHIKGVETTELQGKVEHLESEVDHLRERMASALEKQKQQSDLLEEKENNILILKQEVDQALERQKQQSDLLKEKQADAITLSQEKSQLEEEQEASIAKIREQELMLENLHSLEGNLHSLQEENIGLRAELEDLSRDKNVDSGMLDVVTDLESELNTAKQRVAELELEIAEYQNQVKVTSFVENESAFTREQVTQMEEDLIMFKQTLTSRDDKIRELQDFVMEKDLEISQLNKQVMETSYLKNDNKTYGNREYPDKSETEVNEDVMVKSSAETVTMQNGSVKDEDWLEQESNVVEEMEQLQQVIHEKDKVIRELQLNNTSLLKMMDNKAAKGEHNAMDVHKLENEVRALKMEREQILAVMNEKSRECSNQKSEVHRLMNIISAEKVALDKLTTDNQELKQKKDSPLDDMHKEALQNLSRLVRDKDLEIEALTQKNQTLLQVLQESSGGGMEISNLMQDKDNLMKQLAALQAEREQMVTYLNQKHQESLAYHNEIQRLTSFMNSESEKYTQIQQDFDKLKPQFEDKKQALLKIQNELINYKQKYTELEVKHGELLQRSNASETVDLSSYNSRVEEVKSLHEKHQEMIEVIKDRDSKLQTLHQQCVEWKESIACKDTEISGLRKQLDSLTFQTQGLQTELEDINSQKLSFQQNASEQAAQIQLLKDANSQLTLSLQQREFQLKSLEEKSQTLTAIVQDQQKGTDQQEQVDRLIQENEAILTQARQLQAERDQAMMVVSQHQQAILQLQREMSSQKEREAKALRELERLKAHLIQVEESYTKEALDAEEREKDLRNRLAGAEESLLSSSSAVENASQQASLQVDSLHQQLMSAATQRDQAYLQISSLQDQVQQYSMSLANLQMVLEQFQQEKEVLVATEVERYQRENSSLQNSMEQLQKELVQTKESLSEAEDGLEAAARLMEQLDRKEEALAALKEEVQLRETALKAAEDQISELRTIRESKVEKVVIKNLFLGYFTTPKGQQQQVLKAIGGVLGFTPTDYEKISILNKSWMPGFLRFGGGTPSPLSSPVHTPHRQNTSTPRADKSFSELFVKFLEKESSPPPPSLRLPAEEMVLDVQKQKDKPAYNPFTAPRHVAMPGQTGTSAASHDSHILMSSAPMSPTLAVFTPVTAHTTPINTSSEILKDVLSAR